Within the Miscanthus floridulus cultivar M001 chromosome 17, ASM1932011v1, whole genome shotgun sequence genome, the region TTTGGCAGTGGCAGCACCCGTGATAGGAGACTCAACATATCATCGAAACTGCAGTCGGACCAACCGTACTGAGCCTTCaacatgagtagctcaagcacaaagcAGAGCAGTGTCtagtgtgtcggacaacccttctcaacaccatacacagtctccttcgacgCTGTTTTCACCCTCTCTAGATTTTGTAGACCTCTCTTTTGTAGTAATATTTTTGGTCCAATGGCCCGAAGCATGTCCTCCAAATGGTCACCGTCATCTTTATCCCCCTCACGTGCTCCGCCATCAGCACcggcaccaccagcatcatcagcaCATTGTTGATTGCCAAagtcaccaccttgttcattgctagGGTCATAGCCCATGTCTTCATCAACCTCATTTGTGTATTGGTACAGAAGAGCGTCTTCTTCTTGATCATTGTTGTCGTCATCAACAACCATTGTCTCACCATGATGAATACACACTGTGTAGTCCgaaacaaatcctcgcataaccAAGTGTGATTTGATGGTATCCACATCTGCAAATGcaatacggttcttgcaatctttgcagggacaaataattgtatccttattataTCTTAACGTTgatgcatgcttctttgcggcttcaataaatttgtccacctcttcacggaaatctTCATCGATCCTTGACCAACCATACATCCGAgacttcctgtactccatcttttaaaaagaaaacaacaaaagaAAATACATGAAAGGAATCAAATTGAtaaataattacttgagaattaATTACAAAATTAACAAAAAATCCTAGATGTAGAAATTAGTCTACATAAAACACACATGAAAAACTAGGGTGTAATCTCCACTATAATCAAGCAAGAGCGACTAAATATAAAGGGTGTGAGCTCATTTCCCTAACTAATCTACACTAATAGCTTCAAAACTAGCGTTTAATTAGCTCTATACAAAGCTCAAGCAAGCaccatggaagagagagaaagcAAAGCTCTAATTTACTCACTAACAAACCATTAACACTTGAATTAAAGGCTTGGGATAGCATTTTATTACCTTCTACAAGCTCTCCACCAaaggaatcaaattaataattaataaCTTGAGATCAATTGTAAAAATCCATGGTAtaggataattaattaattgcctattaatacatatataaatatttataaagaCAATATATATATCTAATGGTAAAAATATATGATTTCAAAGAGAACAATTACCACCAATTATTATTTTACC harbors:
- the LOC136517034 gene encoding uncharacterized protein, with the protein product MEYRKSRMYGWSRIDEDFREEVDKFIEAAKKHASTLRYNKDTIICPCKDCKNRIAFADVDTIKSHLVMRGFVSDYTVCIHHGETMVVDDDNNDQEEDALLYQYTNEVDEDMGYDPSNEQGGDFGNQQCADDAGGAGADGGAREGDKDDGDHLEDMLRAIGPKILLQKRGLQNLERVKTASKETVYGVEKGCPTH